The Chloracidobacterium sp. genome contains the following window.
CGGGTTGCGAGAGTTTGCAGGGTTGAGGCGCGATGATGAACGCCTCGACCCTTTCGCTTTGGCACGATACGCAAAGTTGTTGGTTGCTCAATTTACCGACGTCGAACCATTTCTGAGTGAAGATGCCAAGCTCCATCTAACCGGAACGGGAAAAGATAAATGGTCCGGAGGGGCAGCGTCCCAGACACTGCCGGACGGGCGAAAGCTCATTATACTGAACCCGACACACGGTAAAAATCGGCAGAATGCGACACTGATGGAAGAAGTGTGTCACGTATTTCTCGGGCATAAGCCCAGTCGGCTTGCGATAAAAAACATTAATAAGAATGGCGAAACGATCGCCCGCGACTATAATGAGGCGATCGAGGAAGAAGCTTATTCCACGGGAGCGGCGGCACTAGCCCCATATTCTGCACTAAAACGAATGGTCTATGCTGGCCGCACGATCAACGAGATGGCTCGCCATTTCAATGTCAGCAGAGCTCTGATAGAGTATCGGATCAAGGTCTCAAGGCTCTGGGACGCATACAAGGACCACATTTTTCAAGGTAGTTAGAAAATGAGCGACAAACCGTTCCAAGATCCTGCTGTAAGCAGCAACCTTTCGACTGTCGAAAAGCTGCGGCTGTTGCTCGACATCACCAAGACGATCAGCCGTTCGCTTGACCTCGACGAGGTCCTCAATCTCGTTATGGATACGCTGGGCTCATTGATCCCATATGATGCCGCCGGTATTTACTTGATCGAGTTTTCGGAGGATGAAAAAGATCCGTATGTTTTCAAGTCGAAAGCAATTCGTGGATATCAGATCAGTTTTAATCTGATCGAGCCGCGGCTCAAAATGGGCGAAGGGTTTCTCGGTACTGTCGCACAGTCAGGAAAATCGATCATATCGCACGACGTGAGCCAGGATCCAAGGTACTTTCCAGCACGTGAATTGACTCGCTCTGAGATGCTTGCACCGATCATATCTAACGACCGCGTAATAGGCGTTTTTGACCTGGAAAGCGATAAGCTGGATGCGTACGATGATGACGATCTCGCTTTGCTCCATTTGCTCACGTCCCAGGTCGCGATCATTATCGAAAAGGTTAGGCTTCTAGAGCAGGTAGTAGAGAAAAAGCGCATTGAGGCCCAGTTGGAGATCGCTCGCCAAGTTCAACTCGAACTATTGCCGGAGGCCGATCCCGCGATCGATAATTTTGACATCAGCGCATATGTGTTTCCTACCGAGGAGGTTTCCGGCGACTATTATGATTGGGTCAAGGTATTTGACGACCAGATCGGGATCGTCGTCGCCGATGCGGTCGGAAAGGGCATTCCGGCGGCGCTTCTGATGTCGTTTCTGCGAGCTTCTCTGCGGTCGTGTGTTCAGATCGGGTATGCCCCACATATTGCTTTCTCAAAGGTCAGCAACCTGCTGCGAGGGTCTATAAAAGACAATCAATTCATTACCGCAATTTACGGTATGCTCGATTCGACAAATCGGACATTCGTCTTTTCAAACGCCGGCCACAATCCGCCGCTTTTGATCAAACCGGATGGGGAGTATAGATTTGTCGAATACGGCGACCTGCCATTGGGTATGTTCGAGGATCTACACTTTCATCAACATTTTATTCGCTTCGAGGAAAATCAGGTGCTTGTCATATACACAGAC
Protein-coding sequences here:
- a CDS encoding ImmA/IrrE family metallo-endopeptidase, whose protein sequence is MNADDTPPTPKGRHYELRAIGLREFAGLRRDDERLDPFALARYAKLLVAQFTDVEPFLSEDAKLHLTGTGKDKWSGGAASQTLPDGRKLIILNPTHGKNRQNATLMEEVCHVFLGHKPSRLAIKNINKNGETIARDYNEAIEEEAYSTGAAALAPYSALKRMVYAGRTINEMARHFNVSRALIEYRIKVSRLWDAYKDHIFQGS
- a CDS encoding SpoIIE family protein phosphatase, with product MSDKPFQDPAVSSNLSTVEKLRLLLDITKTISRSLDLDEVLNLVMDTLGSLIPYDAAGIYLIEFSEDEKDPYVFKSKAIRGYQISFNLIEPRLKMGEGFLGTVAQSGKSIISHDVSQDPRYFPARELTRSEMLAPIISNDRVIGVFDLESDKLDAYDDDDLALLHLLTSQVAIIIEKVRLLEQVVEKKRIEAQLEIARQVQLELLPEADPAIDNFDISAYVFPTEEVSGDYYDWVKVFDDQIGIVVADAVGKGIPAALLMSFLRASLRSCVQIGYAPHIAFSKVSNLLRGSIKDNQFITAIYGMLDSTNRTFVFSNAGHNPPLLIKPDGEYRFVEYGDLPLGMFEDLHFHQHFIRFEENQVLVIYTDGITEAANPNGEEYGQDRFAKRVLDGIHLPAKKMIDHVRKGVADFTERKFLDDDGTLFIVKAL